The window TCAGTAATATATATAGAGATTCTAGCTTTATCGATCAGAAATCATAAATACGGATACGATTCTTCAAAATAATGATCAAACCTGCAGAGAAATGATGATTTATGGGCTTTTTCAAGAGATTCAAAAAACCAAAAGCCAGCGTTTCGTTGGCAATTCCCAAAAGCACTGCCGAACTGGGGGAAGACTTGAAGGGTGCAATCACCGTCTCATGTGAAGACGAATTTGACGCAACCGAGGTGAGAGCCGAACTTCGATGCATCGAGAAAAGAAGACGAGAAAGATGGGTATACAATGAAAAGCGCCGGCGTAACGTGCGGCAAGTCTACTGGGACCATGCCACATTGCATTCCTCTGATCCGAAGGCAGGTGGTAGAGTGCACATAGTACCAGGCTTCAAAAAAACGTTTCCAATCAAAGTTAACATTCCTGCTGGTGGACGAGAGTCCTTTGACGGCATAGACGCAAACGTTAGCTGGAACATCAAAGGAGTGGTGGCTATCGACGGACGTCCTGACGTCACCAGTGACACAATAGAACTTCAGGTGGTTAGACCGGTAGTAGCGCCAGGAGCAGTGAAAGAAAAGGAAGTAGTCAGGGTACCCTGTGAGTACTGTGGAACTATGATGCCTGAAACGGCAACGTCATGCCCAAATTGTGGAGCCCCTCGAAAAGCCTAGAAACAACAGAAGTAGTTTTGTTCACGGCATAGCGTTGATCTTATGTCGGTTATTTTCTCCATGCTCGGATCCCAGTAACCGCAACTAAGATTCCAATGATTAGCAACAAGGCTGGAAGGAGGTATTCAACGAACATTTCGCGAATG of the Candidatus Bathyarchaeota archaeon genome contains:
- a CDS encoding zinc ribbon domain-containing protein, giving the protein MGFFKRFKKPKASVSLAIPKSTAELGEDLKGAITVSCEDEFDATEVRAELRCIEKRRRERWVYNEKRRRNVRQVYWDHATLHSSDPKAGGRVHIVPGFKKTFPIKVNIPAGGRESFDGIDANVSWNIKGVVAIDGRPDVTSDTIELQVVRPVVAPGAVKEKEVVRVPCEYCGTMMPETATSCPNCGAPRKA